In one Magallana gigas chromosome 9, xbMagGiga1.1, whole genome shotgun sequence genomic region, the following are encoded:
- the LOC105340446 gene encoding uncharacterized protein, translating to MKTLFCAVLICMPFSMAKGQCLDDNDFRTVSSCDGSSRSGSNVFVDMNKIGRRCTCTVHSLFVGELLVTSYKVTTQLCYTRVIVNNTVVFYCNQITTSTFKVGVNDKLIVRAEYMAGNNKDGFKQCVGFSENGGRGGTLSVTCGTPSDTATTATFYTITTSSTLTYSSTLHVIPLSAAGGIVLSVFLVACSFIMLRRRNRKNKAVSPVVQLTLSYKVFDSSNELPDNPLYNTRQTEEEVDLHATSKQNQENASPQQKALNTMRQIDPDYDVPSNNKPIDQYASSMSSYEVLNTGSIKRDLSPSPLYAVPNNIFINRGLSPTPIYAVPQKDHERFLEVKDGDVNNQYYSTAKNPV from the exons ATGAAGACTTTATTCTGTGCAGTTCTGATTTGTATGCCCTTTTCAATGGCAAAAG GTCAATGTTTAGATGACA ATGATTTCAGAACAGTGAGCAGTTGTGATGGATCGTCGAGGTCTGGATCTAATGTTTTTGTCGATATGAATAAGATAGGCCGCCGATGTACCTGTACTGTACACTCACTGTTTGTTGGTGAACTCCTTGTGACATCATATAAAGTAACAACACAGTTGTGTTATACCAGAGTAATAGTAAACAACACAGTTGTTTTTTACTGCAATCAAATTACAACTTCTACGTTTAAAGTCGGAGTGAACGACAAACTTATTGTAAGGGCAGAATATATGGCAGGGAACAATAAAGATGGCTTTAAACAATGTGTTGGATTCAGTGAAAACG GTGGACGAGGAGGAACTTTAAGTGTAACTTGTGGAACACCATCTGACACGGCAACAACAGCAACATTTTATACAATCACCACTTCATCAACTCTAACTTACTCATCCACTCTAC ATGTTATCCCATTGTCTGCAGCTGGAGGCATTGTTTTATCTGTCTTTCTGGTAGCGTGCAGCTTTATCATGCTTAG ACGAAGGAATCGAAAAAATAAAGCGGTATCTCCGGTTGTGCAATTAACGCTCTCGTATAAGGTTTTTGACAGCAGCAATGAACTACCAGACAACCCTTTGTATAACACCCGTCAAACTGAAGAGGAAGTTGACTTACATGCTACATCGAAACAGAACCAAGAAAATGCTTCACCTCAGCAGAAAGCTTTAAACACTATGCGTCAAATCGACCCGGATTATGACGTACCATCGAATAACAAGCCTATAGATCAGTATGCATCGTCAATGTCATCCTATGAAGTTCTGAACACTGGATCTATTAAACGTGATTTATCACCATCGCCCCTTTATGCTGTTCCAAACAACATATTTATAAACCGTGGTCTATCACCAACACCCATATATGCTGTTCCGCAAAAGGACCACGAACGCTTCCTTGAGGTCAAAGATGGAGACgtaaataatcaatattataGCACTGCAAAAAATCCGGTCTAA